From a single Planococcus shenhongbingii genomic region:
- a CDS encoding CaiB/BaiF CoA transferase family protein, with protein MSGALKNIKVLDLSRVLAGPYCTMILGDLGAEVLKVEAPGGSDETRRWGPPFKEDVSAYYLSANRNKKAITVDLRTEEGVEIVKTLASESDVVINNFKTGKMEKFGLGYETLAELNPRIVYCSITGFGETGPERDMPGYDFIIQAMSGLMSITGTTESGPQKSGVAIVDVLTGLYACIGIQAALLERTVSGKGQKLDISLYDSAVSALINIGSSYLMSEKIPTALGNTHANIVPYQTFRTADGEMVIAVGNDHQFAALCKVLGKPELAWDDKYKSNPVRVENREQLIPILQEQLLAEKTAFWQEKLKGCNVPSGPIQNLEDVVNDKQLQSRNMFIEHDHPTAGRIKMIGSPLKLSRTPVEVKRHPPMPGEHNEEVFNRLKKMKTYN; from the coding sequence ATGTCTGGAGCGTTAAAGAATATCAAAGTCCTGGATTTATCACGGGTACTGGCAGGTCCTTATTGCACGATGATCTTAGGCGATTTAGGCGCAGAAGTCCTGAAAGTGGAAGCGCCCGGAGGAAGCGATGAAACCCGGAGGTGGGGGCCGCCTTTCAAGGAAGACGTAAGCGCTTATTATCTCAGTGCCAATCGAAACAAAAAAGCCATAACAGTGGATCTCCGGACGGAAGAAGGCGTTGAAATCGTTAAAACGCTGGCTTCGGAAAGTGATGTGGTGATCAACAACTTCAAAACCGGGAAAATGGAAAAATTTGGGCTGGGGTATGAGACCTTGGCGGAGTTGAACCCGCGCATCGTTTATTGTTCAATTACCGGGTTCGGGGAGACGGGGCCAGAGCGTGATATGCCAGGCTATGATTTTATCATCCAAGCCATGAGCGGGTTGATGAGCATAACGGGAACAACAGAATCAGGCCCTCAAAAGTCGGGGGTTGCGATTGTCGATGTCCTGACGGGGCTGTATGCGTGCATTGGCATCCAGGCAGCTTTATTGGAACGCACCGTTTCAGGGAAAGGGCAAAAGCTCGATATTTCCTTGTATGATTCTGCGGTGAGCGCATTGATCAATATTGGCAGCAGTTACTTGATGTCAGAAAAGATTCCGACGGCTCTCGGAAATACGCATGCCAATATTGTTCCGTATCAAACATTCCGCACTGCTGACGGGGAAATGGTAATTGCTGTCGGAAACGACCATCAATTTGCAGCGCTGTGCAAAGTTCTTGGGAAACCGGAGCTTGCCTGGGATGACAAGTATAAGTCAAATCCGGTGCGTGTAGAGAATCGGGAACAGCTGATTCCAATTCTTCAAGAGCAATTATTAGCGGAGAAAACAGCTTTTTGGCAAGAAAAACTGAAAGGATGCAATGTTCCGAGTGGTCCCATTCAGAACTTGGAGGACGTTGTAAATGACAAGCAGCTTCAATCACGGAATATGTTTATCGAACACGATCATCCGACAGCCGGCCGAATCAAAATGATCGGCAGCCCGCTGAAATTGTCCAGAACGCCAGTGGAAGTGAAACGTCATCCGCCGATGCCGGGAGAACATAATGAGGAAGTATTCAACCGCTTGAAAAAAATGAAAACATATAACTAA
- a CDS encoding acyl-CoA dehydrogenase family protein codes for MNFNFTQEQELLRSATRNFVDKEIMPYIEEWDREGQSDPAIYSKLAELGLMGVCIPEQYGGSGMDYNSLAIVCEELERGDTTFRTAVSVHIGLNSMTLLQWGTEEQKQKYLTPQASGEKIGAFGLTEPGAGSDVAAMQTTAKKDGDHYILNGQKTWISLCDVADHFLVFAYTGEQSGKHKAISAFIVERTWEGFSSKAIKGKHGIRAGNTGELFFEDVKVPKENLLGEEGEGFKIAMAALDNGRFTVAAGAVGQIMACLEASVSYCHERKTFGKEIGRHQLVQQMIAKMEAGYQMSRLLVYRAGELKNEGKRNTRETSLAKWQACDFANQAADDAFQIHGAYGYSDQYPVSRFLRNSKAPVIYEGTREIHTIMQAEYVLGYKEDKPLSKTLPAWQEETIASLTNK; via the coding sequence ATGAACTTTAACTTTACTCAAGAACAGGAATTGCTGCGCAGCGCTACCCGGAATTTTGTAGACAAGGAAATCATGCCGTATATCGAAGAATGGGACCGCGAAGGGCAATCAGACCCGGCGATTTATTCCAAACTTGCAGAACTGGGGTTGATGGGTGTATGCATTCCCGAACAATATGGCGGCAGTGGCATGGATTATAATTCACTGGCCATCGTTTGTGAAGAGTTGGAGCGGGGCGACACGACTTTCCGTACAGCGGTTTCGGTCCATATCGGACTGAATAGCATGACGCTTCTTCAGTGGGGAACCGAAGAACAGAAACAGAAGTATTTAACGCCGCAAGCCAGCGGAGAAAAGATCGGGGCATTTGGGTTGACCGAGCCAGGCGCTGGATCAGATGTGGCTGCGATGCAGACGACTGCGAAAAAAGACGGCGACCACTATATTCTGAATGGCCAAAAAACATGGATTTCATTATGCGATGTGGCTGACCATTTCCTGGTTTTCGCTTATACAGGAGAACAGTCAGGGAAACATAAAGCAATTTCGGCATTTATTGTAGAACGGACGTGGGAAGGATTTTCTTCCAAAGCGATTAAAGGGAAACACGGCATCCGGGCAGGCAATACCGGGGAGTTGTTCTTCGAGGATGTCAAAGTGCCAAAAGAGAATTTGCTTGGCGAAGAAGGGGAAGGATTTAAAATCGCGATGGCGGCACTCGATAATGGCCGTTTTACTGTTGCTGCAGGAGCAGTGGGGCAAATTATGGCTTGTTTAGAAGCAAGCGTCAGTTATTGCCACGAACGCAAAACCTTCGGAAAAGAGATTGGCAGACACCAGCTTGTTCAGCAAATGATTGCGAAAATGGAAGCGGGCTATCAAATGAGCCGTCTGCTTGTGTACCGGGCCGGTGAACTGAAAAACGAAGGAAAGCGCAATACGAGAGAAACGTCTCTGGCTAAATGGCAAGCCTGTGATTTTGCCAACCAGGCTGCAGACGACGCTTTCCAGATTCATGGAGCTTATGGCTATTCAGACCAGTATCCGGTCAGCCGCTTTTTGCGGAATTCCAAAGCGCCGGTCATTTATGAAGGGACACGTGAAATCCATACCATTATGCAAGCGGAATATGTACTCGGTTATAAGGAAGACAAACCGTTAAGCAAAACCCTTCCAGCTTGGCAAGAGGAAACCATTGCTTCGTTGACGAATAAATAA
- a CDS encoding DUF3870 domain-containing protein: MNTIFIAGHSRLPSGMAAQNIYETLTITAEVDKKYGVIVTASCTLATAHGQEFIHQLLRGYSLQDGIEEPIAKLKSHYLGKAGNALISALKDLHKQYETRETYH; the protein is encoded by the coding sequence ATGAACACGATTTTTATTGCGGGCCACTCCCGGCTGCCTTCTGGAATGGCAGCCCAAAATATATACGAAACGCTGACGATTACAGCAGAAGTGGATAAAAAATACGGCGTGATTGTAACCGCCAGCTGCACTTTAGCGACGGCTCACGGCCAGGAATTCATACATCAATTGCTGAGAGGGTACAGCCTTCAAGACGGGATAGAAGAACCGATCGCAAAACTGAAAAGTCATTACTTAGGAAAAGCAGGGAATGCCTTGATTTCCGCCTTAAAGGATTTGCACAAACAATACGAGACTCGTGAAACTTACCATTGA